A genomic region of Melanotaenia boesemani isolate fMelBoe1 chromosome 21, fMelBoe1.pri, whole genome shotgun sequence contains the following coding sequences:
- the LOC121632338 gene encoding uncharacterized protein LOC121632338 isoform X2, whose translation MVSWLDLQEEEEDAAGSVGFSCAALKDEGRRLKKRVAELAGQREDKEHVGPSWRREGALSPPQEGPSSPVIQLSSSVQSGKGGEEDRKREEEETKKRQDEEERKRRNTKTSRLRTGRKVLPGGVQQLMVIKEEVPWSSSLDHQDPEPLHIKKEEEELWTSQEGEQLCGQEETDISRLSLNIMTVKSEDDEEGKPHSFIRSKLKTAERQNLPPAAQIHRWKQKLMERTVEEQI comes from the exons ATGGTGAGCTGGCTGgacctgcaggaggaggaggaggatgcgGCAGGTTCAGTCGGCTTCAGCTGTGCTGCGTTGAAGGATGAGGGCAGGAGGTTAAAGAAGAGAGTTGCTGAGCTGGCG GGACAGCGTGAAGATAAAGAGCATGTGGGACCATCCTGGAGGCGGGAGGGAGCCCTTTCTCCTCCCCAGGAGGGACCATCGAGCCCAGTTATACAA CTGTCATCCAGTGTCCAGAGTGGGAAGGGTGGGGAGGAGGATAGGAAAAGGGAGGAAGAAGAAACGAAGAAGAGGCAGGATGAGGAGGAAAGGAAAAGGAGGAACACGAAGACCTCCAGGTTGAGGACCGGGAGGAAAG tgttacCTGGAGGTGTGCAGCAGCTGATGGTGATAAAAGAAGAGGTTCCCTGGAGCTCCagtctggaccaccaggaccCAGAACCCCTTCATataaagaaagaggaggaggaactctggaccagtcaggagGGAGAGCAGCTCTGTGGCCAGGAGGAGACGGATATCAGCAGGCTGTCATTAAATATTATGACTGTAAagagtgaagatgatgaagaagggAAGCCTCACAGCTTCATCAGATCAAAGCTGAAGACAGCAGAGAGACAGAACCTCCCACCAGCAGCTCAGATACACAGATGGAAACAGAAGCTGATGGAGAGGACTGTGGAGGAGCAGATCTAA
- the LOC121632338 gene encoding uncharacterized protein LOC121632338 isoform X1, producing MVSWLDLQEEEEDAAGSVGFSCAALKDEGRRLKKRVAELAGQREDKEHVGPSWRREGALSPPQEGPSSPVIQASCSSERLPLQPKIPGSDLTFHFCPQLSSSVQSGKGGEEDRKREEEETKKRQDEEERKRRNTKTSRLRTGRKVLPGGVQQLMVIKEEVPWSSSLDHQDPEPLHIKKEEEELWTSQEGEQLCGQEETDISRLSLNIMTVKSEDDEEGKPHSFIRSKLKTAERQNLPPAAQIHRWKQKLMERTVEEQI from the exons ATGGTGAGCTGGCTGgacctgcaggaggaggaggaggatgcgGCAGGTTCAGTCGGCTTCAGCTGTGCTGCGTTGAAGGATGAGGGCAGGAGGTTAAAGAAGAGAGTTGCTGAGCTGGCG GGACAGCGTGAAGATAAAGAGCATGTGGGACCATCCTGGAGGCGGGAGGGAGCCCTTTCTCCTCCCCAGGAGGGACCATCGAGCCCAGTTATACAAGCAAGTTGTTCCTCAGAAAGACTTCCACTCCAGCCGAAAATTCCAGGCTCTGATCTGACCTTTCATTTCTGTCCTCAGCTGTCATCCAGTGTCCAGAGTGGGAAGGGTGGGGAGGAGGATAGGAAAAGGGAGGAAGAAGAAACGAAGAAGAGGCAGGATGAGGAGGAAAGGAAAAGGAGGAACACGAAGACCTCCAGGTTGAGGACCGGGAGGAAAG tgttacCTGGAGGTGTGCAGCAGCTGATGGTGATAAAAGAAGAGGTTCCCTGGAGCTCCagtctggaccaccaggaccCAGAACCCCTTCATataaagaaagaggaggaggaactctggaccagtcaggagGGAGAGCAGCTCTGTGGCCAGGAGGAGACGGATATCAGCAGGCTGTCATTAAATATTATGACTGTAAagagtgaagatgatgaagaagggAAGCCTCACAGCTTCATCAGATCAAAGCTGAAGACAGCAGAGAGACAGAACCTCCCACCAGCAGCTCAGATACACAGATGGAAACAGAAGCTGATGGAGAGGACTGTGGAGGAGCAGATCTAA